From a single Oscarella lobularis chromosome 20, ooOscLobu1.1, whole genome shotgun sequence genomic region:
- the LOC136198978 gene encoding pre-mRNA-splicing factor RBM22-like, translating to MALSKSTNLYNRQNWEDSEFPILCQTCLGENPYVRMMKERFGKECKICFRPFTVFRWCPGQKSRYKKTEICQTCSKIKNVCQTCLLDLEYGLPVQVRDTGMGISDGMPTSNVNREYFAQNIESKVSESDVGKAYGEIGKAPPPSDVMMKLARNTPYYQRNRPHICSFWVKGECKRGEECPYRHEMPTNPDDPLAHQNIRDRYHGVNDPVAEKLLRRVRALPHLEVPEDATITTLYVGSLPNSVTEKVLRDHFYQFGEIQGISIVPRQNCAFLTYTTRDAAERAAEATFNKLVINGSRVKILWGKSKSGGQGAAGRKPIDLAPVDGLPMPIPPPPGIGGGDEDGTSASSSSRKKPGKQIHYPSQDPLRMGTK from the exons atggctCTATCGAAGTCCACGAACCTCTACAACCGTCAAAACTGGGAAGACTCG GAATTCCCCATTTTATGCCAAACGTGCCTGGGAGAAAACCCGTACGTTCGCATG ATGAAGGAACGTTTTGGGAAAGAGTGCAAAATCTGTTTTCGTCCGTTTACCGTCTTTCGTTGGTGTCCCGGACAAAAATCTCGCTACAAAAAGACGGAAATATGCCAGACCTGTTCGAAAATCAAGAACGTTTGTCAAACGTGTCTTCTCGACTTGGAATACG GACTTCCCGTCCAAGTACGGGACACCGGAATGGGAATTAGCGACGGAATGCCGACGTCAAATGTAAACAGAGAATATTTCGCTCAAAATATCGAATCAAAA GTAtcagaaagtgacgtcgGCAAAGCGTATGGAGAAATCGGAAAAGCCCCGCCCccaagtgacgtcatgatgAAATTAGCACGCAACACCCCGTATTATCAAAGAAATCGTCCCCACATCTGCTCGTTTTGGGTGAAAGGAGAATGCAAGCGCGGCGAAGAGTGTCCCTATCGTCACGAGATGCCTACAAACCCGGATGACCCGTTGGCACACCAGAACATACGGGATCGTTATCATGGAGTCAATGATCCCGTAGCAGAAAAACTCCTACGACGCGTGCGCGCTCTTCCGCATCTCGAAGTGCCCGAAGACGCGACAATAACGACTCTATATGTTGGCTCGTTGCCAAATTCAGTCACAGAGAAAGTTCTAAG AGATCATTTCTATCAGTTCGGCGAGATTCAGGGAATTAGCATAGTTCCTCGTCAAAATTgcgcttttttgacgtacACTACGCGCGACGCGGCGGAACGCGCCGCGGAGGCGACGTTCAATAAGCTGGTTATTAATGGGAGTCGGGTTAAAATTTTGTGGGGAAAATCGAAGAGTGGGGGCCAGGGAGCGGCCGGAAGGAAACCGATCGATTTGGCGCCCGTCGACGGATTGCCCATGC cgaTACCTCCGCCTCCGGGGATTGGGGGTGGAGATGAAGACGGGActtccgcttcttcttcctcgcgAAAAAAGCCCGGAAAACAAATTCATTACCCGTCGCAAGATCCATTGCGCATGGGCACGAAGTAG
- the LOC136198987 gene encoding eukaryotic translation initiation factor 3 subunit K-like — protein MSESSVQIEHLLSSIDRYNPDNVDILEAYALEQAKTGVYNLKANLAVLKLYQFNPPLFKPEMVSLILLKAITNLPNPDYQLCFSLIHDSHQQDESLKVIAELSRLLETCQFQQFWTVLKENPDLTKEIEGFEDSIRKFICHVVSLTWQTIRRETLTKLLGEISDPEVENFAKARGWKTTGETIFIANQEATVKPKNIVEKIQYDNVAGVMMIGNTN, from the exons ATGTCGGAAAGTAGCGTTCAAATCGAACATCTTCTTAGCTCTATCGACAG ATACAATCCAGATAACGTCGATATTTTGGAAGCTTACGCTCTCGAACAG GCGAAAACTGGAGTGTACAATCTAAAAGCAAATTTGGCCGTTTTAAAACT ATATCAGTTCAATCCACCTCTATTCAAACCGGAAATGGTCTCGCTGATTTTATTGAAAGCAATAACGAATTTGCCTAATCCTGATTACCAATTATGTTTTTCGCTTATCCATGATTCTCAC CAACAAGATGAATCCCTCAAAGTGATAGCTGAATTGTCGCGTCTCCTAGAAACGTGTCAATTTCAACAATTTTGG ACTGTATTGAAAGAAAATCCAGATCTCACTAAAGAAATagaaggatttgaagattCAATAAGAAAAT TCATTTGTCACGTGGTCTCTCTCACGTGGCAGACGATTCGACGGGAGACACTCACAAAACTATTAGGGGAAATTTCAG ACCCGGAAGTTGAGAACTTTGCTAAAGCGCGCGGTTGGAAAACGACTGGGGAAACGATCTTCATAGCCAATCAAGAAGCAACAGTGAAACCTAAAAATATTgtggaaaaaattcaatatgATA ACGTTGCAGGTGTAATGATGATTGGAAATACGAACTAG
- the LOC136198988 gene encoding cysteine and glycine-rich protein 1-like, producing MSFGGAPKCPVCNKSVYANEEVAHEQKKYHKACFRCSKCGKGLDSLNVCNRDDKLFCKRCYGQEYGIGGYGFGMGAGVLGTDGGKGSAASATTKGSATARGGGGASGPSFGGGVKCGRCNKSVYTAEEVKGAGQSWHKRCFTCQNCNKSLDSTTVADKNGNIYCKGCYAKEFGPKGVGFGIGAGTLTT from the exons ATGTCGTTCGGTGGTGCGCCCAAGTGCCCAGTCTGTAACAAGAGCGTCTACGCAAACGAAGAGGTCGCCCACGAACAGAAGAAGTATCACAAGGCGTGCTTTCGATGCAGCAAGTGCGGAAAAGGACTCGACAGCCTCAACGTGTGCAATCGCGACGACAAGCTCTTCTGTAAGCGCTGCTACGGCCAGGAATACGGTATCGGCGGCTACGGCTTCGGAATGGGAGCAGGAGTGCTGGGAACCGACGGTGGAAAGGGCTCCGCCGCCTCTGCGACAACCAAGG GTTCTGCGACTGcgcgaggaggaggaggagcgtcTGGGCCGAGTTTCGGCGGCGGAGTCAAGTGCGGAAGATGTAACAAGTCGGTTTACACAGCGGAAGAAGTCAAAGGAGCCGGACAA AGCTGGCATAAGCGTTGCTTCACGTGCCAGAATTGCAACAAGAGTCTCGACTCCACTACAGTGGCTGATAAAAACGGAAACATTTATTGCAAGG GCTGCTATGCGAAAGAGTTTGGACCGAAGGGAGTTGGATTTGGAATAGGGGCGGGGACACTGACAACATGA
- the LOC136198992 gene encoding protein UXT-like, whose protein sequence is MRTTMDDKVIRYEEFVENFLRRKLSIVHDKRDQVTLQLAQYTQLKNLIENFGSDNAKELKSRVNLGCDFYVQAQVTNPNQIFVSVGLGLYVQMTRDEALRFINKKEIQLKKECSTLMQQSASIQAKIKLVFEGLHELQFGKEQKNK, encoded by the exons ATGCGTACTACTATGGACGACAAAGTAATCCGATACGAGGAATTCGTGGAGAATTTTCTGAGACGGAAACTCAG TATCGTTCACGATAAGAGAGATCAGGTGACTTTGCAATTAGCTCAATATACACAActcaaaaatttgattgagaat tttggtAGTGACAATGCAAAGGAGCTCAAGAGTCGCGTGAATTTGGGCTGCGATTTTTACGTGCAAGCTCAAGTCACTAATCCAAACCAAATATTCGTTTCCGTTGGGCTGGGACTGTACGTTCAAATGACTCGAGACGAAGCACTTCGTTTTATAAACAAAAAGGAGATCCAATTGAAAAA GGAATGCAGCACTTTAATGCAACAATCCGCCTCTATACAAGCTAAGATAAAACTCGTCTTCGAA GGACTACACGAGCTTCAGTTTggaaaagaacaaaagaaCAAGTAG
- the LOC136198964 gene encoding pleckstrin homology domain-containing family G member 3-like, whose protein sequence is MEDLLVTPPPTPPESTSTDGIASSRSSKSAKVAQEIVETEKSYVESLDGIAKGYKTQVIDYIRFCGLPLAVEDAITLFGNIDDVLEFSRIFLSELESCKFDPEKIAQTFVDNANGFYTYTVYCTNYPKAVAVLSSCQDKPEITEFFKACQKKVKHSLPLGAFLIKPVQRILKYHLFLRDLVSSIQKETRKSMSIVEVALATMSDIAAHINEMKRQHEAAIHIQEVQAQLLGWDNDDLSLCGKLLLEDSFRVRGAKNERIVYLFDRLLLIVRRKGEHLVYKGSIPCNKLTLTDLVIGEPLDFKVSELDNLSNAFTFRTNNMTEKSRWTKVIKELMVSFHAQPESDRSSLRRRTATRKRRKSGSPSQISSVTVKLTSKTDENEEKEPVFTSSSPTVISVAKSRESTPSQSKKTKITIVSAEEEITMNAPPEKKVEIKEKTPSDDEDEEEEYSGSHFQLKLNVGTAVAVENRAKGNDDVDAGFKEEVAMKIDEEMSENPLQSVEESEKEKGDFLEEESTEKIVEESEKKGSETKEVIPEEKVDLVEEKTSLSTPVLASENQPQIEDETEEENADFVKEETSLSTPVLTSQNEPQIEEESTEKKADFVEEQISRATPVLANQNEDEYLKEMPPLLDHNYAASDDSTSQKFAQSYADAARAPPAEEPKKQAVIQAKSLGEKSPPRPKKEKAKKTPDPAPPSTTTKEGNEDENDREDAWVQSSKRSRGNRGGQAKQKPKPKSSNEQQKEKQSPKIKRQEVKMKKETEEETEAKAKKAEEPSQKVVFRKRATKKESQTTTTKSDEEDVESVASSPCPCCPSLHIVLVSIALIIALLFALVSQYPLHIKVGLVSLPSAALLLFLCAGERRAGPRVIS, encoded by the exons ATGGAAGATTTGCTCGTCACGCCCCCGCCCACCCCACCCGAATCAA CATCAACGGACGGCATCGCGTCGAGCCGATCGTCAAAAAGTGCCAAAGTGGCgcaggaaatcgtcgaaacggaGAAATCGTACGTCGAATCTTTGGACGGAATAGCGAAG GGCTATAAAACTCAAGTAATCGATTACATCCGCTTTTGCGGTCTACCTTTGGCCGTCGAAGATGCCATTACCTTATTTGGAaatatcgacgacgttttggaATTTAGTCG aatttttctttctgagtTGGAATCGTGTAAATTTGATCCTGAAAAAATCGCCCAAACATTTGTAGATAAC gCAAATGGTTTCTATACTTACACAGTCTACTGCACAAATTATCCCAAAGCTGTGGCTGTCTTGTCGTCTTGTCAAGACAAACCGGAAATAACcgaatttttcaaa gCTTGTCAAAAGAAAGTGAAGCATAGTCTTCCATTAGGAGCGTTTCTCATAAAACCAGTCCAGAGAATTCTAAAATATCATCTCTTTCTGCGG GATTTGGTCTCCAGCATTCAAAAGGAAACGCGAAAATCAATGTCTATCGTCGAG GTTGCCCTGGCAACCATGTCAGACATCGCCGCGCACATAAACGAAATGAAACGGCAACACGAAGCCGCTATACACATACAGGAAGTTCAAGCTCAGCTCTTGGGCTGGGat AATGATGATCTGTCTCTTTGTGGGAAACTCTTGCTGGAGGACAGCTTCCGTGTTCGCGGAGCCAAAAACGAGAGAATTGTCTATCTATTCGATCGTTTGCTACTCATTGTGAGACGAAAGGGCGAGCATCTTGTTTATAAGGGATCCATTCca tGCAATAAATTGACGCTCACTGACTTAGTTATTGGAGAACCACTTGATTTCAAAGTCTCCGAACTTGATAATTTGTCCAATGCATTCACCTTCCGG ACTAATAATATGACGGAGAAGTCTCGTTGGACGAAAGTTATCAAGGAACTAATGGTTTCCTTTCACGCTCAGCCTGAG AGTGATAGATCGAGTTTGAGACGAAGAACGGCTACGAGAAAGAGGCGAAAAA GCGGTTCTCCCAGTCAAATTTCTTCAGTCACA GTTAAATTGACTTCAAAGACAGATGAAAATGAGGAGAAAGAACCCGTTTTTACATCGTCTTCGCCCACCGTTATATCCGTCGCAAAAAGCCGAGAATCCACGCCAAGTCAAAGCAAAAAAACCAAAATTACAATCGTTTCCGCGGAGGAAGAAATAACGATGAACGCTCCCCCGGAAAAGAAGGTGgaaataaaagagaaaacgccaagcgacgacgaagacgaagaagaagaatattCAGGAagtcattttcaattgaaattgaatgtGGGAACGGCTGTAGCGGTTGAAAATCGAGCGAAAGggaatgacgacgttgatGCTGGTTTCAAGGAGGAAGTAGCTATGAAAATTGACGAGGAAATGTCGGAAAATCCGCTCCAAAGCGTTGAAGAAagcgagaaggaaaaaggcgattttttGGAGGAAGAATCGACTGAGAAAATCGTGGAGGAATCTGAGAAGAAAGGCAGTGAAACGAAAGAAGTTATtccagaagaaaaagtcgatttAGTTGAGGAGAAGACGTCCCTTTCCACGCCAGTGTTAGCCAGTGAAAACCAACCTCAAATTGAAGAtgaaacagaagaagaaaacgctgaTTTCGTTAAGGAGGAGACATCTCTTTCCACGCCTGTGTTAACCAGTCAAAACGAAcctcaaatcgaagaagaatcAACCGAGAAAAAAGCTGATTTCGTTGAGGAACAGATATCCCGTGCCACCCCAGTGCTAGCCAATCAAAACGAGGATGAATACCTAAAGGAAATGCCGCCTCTTCTTGATCACAACTACGCCGCTTCGGACGACTCTACCTCGCAGAAATTCGCTCAATCCTACGCCGATGCTGCGAGGGCTCCTCCAGCGGAGGAACCGAAGAAACAAGCCGTAATACAAGCGAAGTCTCTAGGGGAAAAATCGCCGCCACGaccgaaaaaggaaaaagcgaagaaaacgccgGATCCGgcaccgccgtcgacgacgacgaaagagggaaacgaagacgaaaacgacaggGAAGATGCATGGGTTCAAAGTTCAAAAAGATCGCGGGGAAACAGGGGGGGACAGGCGAAGCAAAAGCCGaagccgaaatcgtcgaatgagcagcaaaaggagaagcaAAGCCCCAAAATAAAAAGACAAGAggtgaaaatgaagaaggagACGGAGGAAGAAACGGAGGCGAAGGCTAAGAAAGCGGAAGAGCCGTCCCAAAAGGTCGTTTTTAGGAAAAGAGCCACAAAGAAAGAGAGTcaaacaacgacaacgaaatctgatgaagaagatgTTGAGTCTGTCGCAAGTTCCCCGTGCCCTTGCTGTCCTTCTCTTCATATAGTTCTAGTTTCTATTGCTCTCATTATTGCCCTCCTATTTGCCCTCGTTTCCCAATATCCGCTACATATAAAAGTCGGATTGGTGTCCCTTCCCAGtgccgctcttcttctctttctctgcGCCGGAGAGAGGAGAGCCGGACCGAGAGTTATTTCATAG
- the LOC136198957 gene encoding uncharacterized protein: MSETNRVSSEDEETPRGETTTISSWNERNGDENPSSELEKKIDDDNDNDDDFTPPPPPPKEGKVSRIIQEIIDTERSYVADLTTIIEGYQTPSLDRDVFRDRDDDFMAIFSNINEICEFHDVLLVALEQAQGDPARIGKSFIENEGGFRQYTLYCTNYPRAVAILTDYGQNKNPIFNFLKERQQHLGHLLPLGSYLLKPVQRILKYRLLLLDLVKSTDRNLRGYDTLQQALLTMTSVAEHINEMKKRDEATVRVQEIQSLLTDWKGDDLSLSGSLLMEAVLKVPGARDPRWVFLFQKRILITKKREDGHFSYKSHYDMTDMVLTEFVANQPLFFQISQFGNLKNNVVFQCSSLENKQKWVVELRRLVLDSLPNLPVKAREMVLGISPGKDVGMLPYHHTLTPIPDEQPKSIEKGKAATFGRRKQPASLVTLSRKEKTLSLSKKNMTIDTATPVASLRPPTPTRGKPRAQSLFDFSEETTQWVVENRDKPKDDPSDDETSLRHRRNRHVSKEDLEKLRKSRAMERYRSRKESSAEREIPTAEKNTKNETPPLIRRSSRTVSRLDRRPIRRPSRSKEIPINSNKAATFSASPLQRKKSVHSPIIKRRNSMARQSIRRKKTMESFSSKSGEAYVNAKGKMAARGSRTSVYSLAGDLAGELIGKREQSPLIRSTWDDEETSDQDSGWDILIVDAIFRKYSISVKSEGEETVRTEELWKEEASFLEEIKEIRDTGKKISQEEQKEGGKEDEAQPEKDTEKETVVNQEEVREEDEKVSQKDTEKETVVDEALLEKVDQNDEEKGGENGEAPLEKDEEKETVFYQKEVVENEEALLSVPANENEEEETKSNRSAEWEEENDDVETVVAEKHEEDRIVSMWLDNFDYRSQRITPERSPEKTPPIAEEKEENDDEKEEKEESIPVREATEDPLETETKIADDEEMSMTCPEEKESLPTTPQLEQQEPDNRDPSPSPSPPPQTSAACDVGQLLASFDLPELEEQRADVSATPQSDSGAMRERTLSLDQALRLEKDESKKESNLRETSEVKSPPPPPSAATTTTPSGRGIVKLMARSYSKMVNKLRSSKETPAEQKEISSRELSPLKEETQAASGVVTPLMPGAPGSGRLRRRIKSEASLEFEGEFSQLSAERRQSDYALGSVDWESDTESVSSEASSQASCHLHEGEESGDSKKKKKKRRGTISRPAKGWVKRIAAKFGSGSQ, translated from the exons ATGTCCGAAACGAATCGAGTCAGttcggaagacgaagagacgccCCGAGGCGAAACGACAACGATCTCATCTTGGAACGAACGAAATGGAGACGAAAATCCAAGCAGCGaattggaaaagaaaatcgacgacgataacgataacgacgacgatttcactccgccgccgccgcctccgaaAG AAGGAAAAGTCTCTCGCATAATTCAAGAAATAATCGATACGGAGCGATCGtacgtcgccgatttgacgACTATTATCGAG GGCTATCAAACGCCGAGTCTCGATCGAGACGTCTTTCGTGATCGCGACGATGATTTTATGGCGATTTTCAGCAATATAAATGAAATCTGCGAATTTCACGa TGTTCTTTTGGTCGCGTTGGAGCAAGCGCAAGGAGATCCCGCTAGAATTGGAAAATCTTTTATTGAAAAT gaaGGAGGATTTCGTCAATACACGCTCTATTGTACAAATTATCCAAGAGCTGTTGCAATTCTCACTGACTATGGCCAGAATAAAAAtccaatttttaattttctcaaA gaACGTCAACAGCACTTGGGACATCTTCTACCTTTGGGCTCATATCTTCTCAAGCCTGTGCAGAGAATTCTCAAATATCGACTTCTCTTGTTAGATTTGGTCAAAAGTACGGATCGAAATTTGCGAGGATATGACACTTTGCAG CAAGCTCTGctcacaatgacgtcagttgcTGAGCACATTaacgaaatgaaaaaacgcgATGAAGCGACTGTCCGAGTGCAGGAAATTCAAAGTCTGTTGACTGACTGGAAG GGAGATGATTTATCACTAAGTGGATCTCTACTTATGGAA GCGGTTTTAAAAGTTCCCGGTGCACGTGACCCAAGATGGGTTTTTCTGTTTCAAAAACGAATTCTTATTACAAAGAAACGCGAAGACGGTCACTTTAGCTACAAGAGTCATTACGAT ATGACTGATATGGTTCTCACTGAGTTTGTTGCTAATCAGCCTCTATTCTTTCAAATCTCACAATTCggcaatttaaaaaataacgTTGTATTTCAATGCTCGTCGTTGGAAAATAAGCAGAAATGGGTTGTCGAATTGCGGCGTCTCGTGCTCGATAGTTTGCCCAATTTGCCCGTCAAAGCGCGAGAAATGGTCTTGGGAATTTCACCGGGAAAAG aTGTGGGGATGTTACCGTATCACCACACCCTTACTCCTATTCCAGACGAACAGCCAAAATCAATTGAGAAAG GGAAAGCCGCGACTTTTGGAAGAAGGAAGCAACCCGCTTCGCTTGTCACTCTCAGTCGAAAGGAGAAAACA ctttcgctttcgaaaaaG AATATGACTATTGACACGGCTACACCAGTCGCATCTCTTCGTCCTCCGACTCCAACCAGAGGCAAACCAAGGGCCCAAtctctctttgattttagcgAGGAGACGACGCAATGGGTAGTCGAAAATCGCGACAAACCCAAGGACGATCCatcggacgacgaaacgtctcTACGTCATCGTAGAAATCGTCACGTAAGCAAAGAAGATTTAGAAAAGTTGCGAAAATCGCGTGCCATGGAGAGATACCGAAGCCGGAAGGAGTCGTCAGCGGAGCGCGAAATACCAACGGCGGAAAAAAATACGAAAAATGAAACGCCGCCGTTGATTCGTCGTAGTAGTCGTACCGTTTCGCGACTAGATAGGCGTCCCATTCGTCGTCCGAGTCGTTCCAAGGAAATTCCGATTAATAGCAATAAGGCGGCGACGTTTTCCGCGTCGCCGCTCCAGCGAAAAAAGTCCGTTCATTCGCCGATTATTAAGAGGCGAAATTCCATGGCTAGGCAGTCTATTCGACGCAAGAAAACGATGGAGTCTTTTAGCTCGAAATCCGGTGAAGCGTATGTGAATGCAAAGGGGAAAATGGCGGCGAGGGGGAGTCGTACTTCGGTCTATAGCCTCGCGGGAGATCTTGCGGGGGAACTGATAGGAAAACGAGAGCAATCGCCGCTGATTAGATCAACCTGGGACGATGAAGAAACGTCGGATCAAGATTCCGGATGGGATATTCTTATCGTTGATGCGATATTTCGAAAGTATTCGATATCGGTGAAGAGTGAAGGCGAAGAGACGGTAAGAACGGAAGAGCTTTGGAAGGAGGAGGCGTCCTTCCTGgaggaaatcaaagaaatcaGAGATACGGGGAAGAAAATTAGTCAAGAAGAGCAAAAGGAAggcggaaaagaagacgaggcTCAACCGGAAAAAGACACGGAGAAAGAAACGGTAGTGAATCAAGAAGAAgtgagagaagaagacgaaaaagtcAGTCAAAAAGAcacggaaaaagaaacggtAGTAGACGAAGCTCTACTGGAGAAAGTTGATCAAAACGATGAGGAGAAAGGCGGAGAAAACGGCGAGGCTCCGCTGGAAAAAGATGAGGAAAAAGAGACGGTTTTCTATCAAAAAGAAGTcgtagaaaacgaagaggcTTTGCTGTCCGTTCCAGCcaatgaaaacgaagaggaagagacgaAATCAAATCGATCCGCTGAATgggaagaagagaatgacgacgtcgagacggtGGTAGCGGAGAAACACGAAGAAGATCGAATTGTGTCGATGTGGCTAGACAATTTTGACTATAGAAGCCAACGAATTACGCCGGAGCGATCGCCCGAAAAAACGCCGCCCATAgcggaagagaaggaagaaaacgacgacgaaaaagaggaaaaagaggagTCGATTCCCGTTAGAGAAGCCACAGAGGATCCGCTCGAAACTGAAACTAAAATTGCCGATGATGAAGAGATGTCTATGACCTGCcctgaagaaaaggaatctCTTCCTACGACACCTCAGCTTGAGCAGCAAGAACCTGACAATAGAgatccttctccttctccttctcctcctcctcaaaCTTCAGCTGCGTGCGACGTGGGTCAACTCCTGGCAAGTTTCGATTTGCCGGAACTGGAAGAACAGCGAGCGGACGTGAGCGCGACGCCGCAAAGCGACTCAGGGGCAATGAGAGAACGAACACTGTCGCTAGACCAGGCACTTCGATTAGAAAAGGACGAgagtaagaaagaaagcaatttgCGAGAAACTTCGGAAGtgaaatcgccgccgccgccgccgtcggcagcgacgacaacgacgccaaGTGGACGTGGAATCGTAAAGTTGATGGCTCGAAGTTATTCGAAAATGGTGAACAAATTGCGCAgtagcaaagaaacgccggCTGAACAAAAGGAAATCAGTAGCCGCGAATTGAGTCCTCTTAAAGAAGAGACTCAGGCGGCTTCTGGCGTCGTCACGCCCCTCATGCCGGGGGCTCCAGGCTCGGGGAGATTGAGAAGGAGAATCAAAAGCGAGGCGAGTCTTGAATTTGAAGGAGAATTTTCACAGTTATCCGCCGAGAGGCGGCAGAGTGACTACGCTTTGGGATCCGTTGACTGGGAAAGCGACACGGAAAGCGTAAGCAGTGAAGCGAGCAGTCAGGCGAGTTGTCACTTGCACGAAGGAGAGGAGAGCGGCgattcgaagaaaaagaagaaaaaacgacgcggaACTATTAGTCGTCCAGCTAAGGGTTGGGTTAAAAGAATTGCGGCTAAATTTGGGTCGGGTAGTCAGTAA
- the LOC136198985 gene encoding transcription initiation factor IIA subunit 1-like yields the protein MASRTNVAGVYNEVIKDVVEKVREKFLNEGVDEQVLQELKQLWTAKVHQTGSVHNWEAGAAPIGRNVYPHASAPPRVASAHAQLTVQGQRVELPVATESVLASQFPGFGAPSKAKTPQLDGSRPEKAKKVPQLDGATEDSSTSSSEDEENDEDRENDEGAGKESGEDNVEEGEPLGSGDDVDSEEEFDTENVVVCQFERVGRMRNRWKFQLKDGIMNLEGKDYIFHKASGEADW from the exons ATGGCGAGTCGCACGAACGTG GCCGGCGTCTACAACGAAGTCATAAAAGACGTCGTAGAAAAGGTCAGGGAAAAGTTTCTCAACGAAGGAGTCGACGAGCAAGTGCTCCAAGAGCTGAAACAG CTTTGGACAGCGAAAGTGCATCAGACGGGTTCCGTGCACAACTGGGAAGCAGGAGCGGCTCCCATAGGCCGTAACGTCTATCCTCACGCTAGCGCGCCGCCTCGC GTGGCTTCCGCTCATGCGCAGCTGACTGTGCAAGGACAAAGAGTCGAATTGCCTGTTGCTACG GAAAGCGTGCTCGCTTCGCAGTTTCCCGGATTCGGGGCCCCTTCCAAGGCGAAAACGCCCCAATTGGACGGATCGCGGccagaaaaggcgaaaaaagTGCCGCAACTGGACGGAGCTACCGAAGATTCATCTACATCGTCatcggaagacgaagaaaacgacgaggatcgcgaaaacgacgaaggggCGGGAAAAGAAAGCGGAGAAGATAACGTAGAG GAAGGAGAACCACTCGGTTCAggagatgacgtcgattcagaagaagaattcgacacggaaaacgtcgtcgtctgccaATTTGAAAGA GTGGGACGCATGCGCAATCGCTGGAAATTTCAACTCAAAGACGGAATCATGAATCTGGAGGGAAAAGACTATATATTCCACAAAGCCAGTGGAGAAGCTGACTGGTAG